Proteins from a genomic interval of Enterococcus faecium:
- the xerD gene encoding site-specific tyrosine recombinase XerD — MKEQINDYLHYLNIERGLSANTRQSYERDLEQYLHFLQEQKIASWQDVDRFLVIRFLEKLHEEKKATATVTRMISSLRRFHQFLRQERITDHDPMQHIDTPKKAQKLPSTLTLTEVEKLIEAPDTTKTLGIRDRAILEVMYATGMRVSELIGLKLGDLHLSLGLVQTVGKGDKERIIPLGDYAIQWLERYLDEARPLLVKDASEMHVFVNNHGKGLSRQGIWKNLKQLVREAGIYKEVTPHTLRHSFATHLLENGADLRTVQELLGHADISTTQIYTHITKKRMTDVYKQHFPRA; from the coding sequence ATGAAAGAGCAAATCAACGATTATCTCCACTACTTGAATATTGAACGGGGATTGTCCGCCAATACACGACAAAGCTATGAACGTGATTTGGAACAGTACTTGCATTTTCTACAGGAGCAGAAAATTGCTTCATGGCAGGATGTCGATCGCTTTTTAGTCATCCGTTTTCTGGAGAAGTTGCATGAAGAAAAAAAAGCGACAGCAACTGTTACTCGGATGATCTCAAGTCTCAGAAGATTCCATCAGTTTTTACGGCAAGAGCGTATCACTGATCATGATCCGATGCAACATATCGATACGCCGAAGAAAGCACAGAAATTACCAAGTACATTGACTCTGACAGAAGTAGAAAAGCTGATTGAAGCACCTGATACGACAAAAACGTTAGGGATAAGAGATCGTGCAATCTTGGAAGTCATGTATGCTACTGGGATGCGCGTCAGTGAATTGATTGGATTGAAATTGGGAGATCTTCATCTTTCTCTTGGACTGGTACAGACAGTTGGAAAAGGAGATAAAGAGCGGATCATTCCTTTAGGTGATTATGCGATCCAATGGCTGGAACGCTACTTAGACGAAGCACGTCCATTACTTGTAAAGGACGCATCTGAAATGCATGTATTTGTCAATAATCATGGGAAAGGTCTTTCTCGGCAAGGAATCTGGAAAAATCTGAAGCAGTTAGTACGAGAGGCTGGGATTTACAAAGAAGTAACACCACATACGCTGCGGCATAGCTTTGCCACACATCTGCTAGAAAATGGAGCTGATTTGCGGACAGTACAGGAATTGTTAGGTCACGCGGATATCTCTACGACTCAGATTTATACACATATCACGAAGAAAAG
- a CDS encoding Fur family transcriptional regulator — protein MVMNAISAMKKTKQQLHEAGFKLTPQREATLLVLLENEKEHLSAEEIFFLVKKKSPEIGLATVYRTLEILTELKIVDKVSFNDGLARYDLRKEGAKHFHHHLLCLNCGTIEEVEEDLLLEVEQVVEERYHFLVKDHRLTFHGICQECYEKEKRNQSV, from the coding sequence ATGGTCATGAATGCTATTTCGGCGATGAAAAAAACAAAACAGCAGCTACATGAAGCGGGGTTTAAGCTGACACCGCAAAGAGAAGCTACTCTGCTTGTGCTTTTGGAAAATGAGAAAGAGCATTTATCTGCAGAAGAAATCTTCTTTTTAGTGAAAAAAAAGAGTCCGGAAATTGGACTTGCTACTGTTTATCGAACCCTTGAAATCTTGACAGAATTGAAAATTGTCGATAAAGTAAGTTTTAATGATGGATTAGCCCGTTATGATTTGAGAAAAGAAGGCGCCAAACATTTCCATCATCATTTACTATGCTTGAACTGCGGCACGATCGAGGAAGTAGAAGAGGATCTTTTACTTGAAGTGGAGCAAGTAGTAGAAGAACGTTATCATTTTTTAGTAAAAGATCATCGGCTAACGTTCCATGGAATCTGTCAGGAATGCTATGAAAAAGAAAAAAGAAACCAGTCCGTCTGA
- a CDS encoding virulence factor B family protein — protein sequence MNDLLATIFTGIIIDENEKNYFVQKNGQTFGLSKSEGEHKIGEAVEGFGYQNQKHENRITTQIPKSRIGHYAFGIVTATRKDLGAFVDIGLPDKDFVVSLDELPTMTELWPKKGDRLMISLRVDAKDRIWGSLADEKIFKSLSKYGTEEMKNKDVIGTAYRLKLTGTYVLTEDFYLGFIHPSERYNEPRLGEQIKGRVIGVRPDGVLNLSLKPRAYEAISDDAQMILTILERSADQQINFTDKSDPEEIMKAFGISKGAFKRALGNLLKQGLITQENGVTKLVKKSN from the coding sequence ATGAACGATTTATTAGCAACTATATTTACAGGTATTATTATTGATGAAAATGAAAAAAACTACTTTGTCCAAAAAAACGGACAAACCTTTGGCTTAAGCAAATCAGAAGGTGAACACAAAATCGGTGAAGCAGTTGAAGGATTCGGTTACCAAAATCAAAAACATGAAAATCGGATCACTACACAAATTCCTAAAAGCCGTATCGGTCATTACGCTTTTGGAATCGTTACTGCTACACGAAAAGATTTAGGTGCGTTTGTCGATATCGGTCTTCCAGATAAAGACTTTGTCGTATCTCTTGATGAATTGCCGACAATGACAGAGCTATGGCCTAAAAAAGGGGATCGCTTGATGATTTCCCTTAGAGTTGATGCAAAAGACCGTATTTGGGGCAGTTTAGCAGATGAAAAAATATTCAAATCTTTAAGCAAATATGGAACAGAAGAAATGAAAAACAAAGATGTGATAGGAACAGCATACCGCTTGAAATTAACAGGTACGTACGTTTTAACGGAAGATTTCTATCTTGGGTTTATCCATCCTTCTGAACGATATAATGAACCTCGTCTAGGCGAGCAGATAAAAGGTCGAGTGATTGGTGTCCGACCAGACGGTGTACTGAATCTTTCATTGAAGCCAAGAGCATATGAAGCTATATCAGATGATGCACAAATGATTTTAACCATTTTAGAACGTTCTGCAGATCAGCAAATCAACTTTACAGATAAATCGGATCCAGAAGAAATCATGAAAGCTTTTGGTATCAGCAAAGGAGCATTTAAGCGCGCATTAGGTAATCTTTTGAAACAAGGATTGATTACACAAGAAAACGGTGTGACAAAACTAGTCAAAAAATCTAATTGA
- a CDS encoding cell division site-positioning protein MapZ family protein, with the protein MKKCPNCGSKKMEQNTICPDCGHQITAEDQQIKESIEETNTDAAMQDKSTEDAVFPDTELNDPIEWSELKDLPLESVMELFEKAEPEDEEPPAHDQVTNIEKNEQKKATVHETSEESGKNQEETLESKQKRRVAELKEIVDNEEENSILSAYIKAHREDTKEEHAKELLKMISEKIAQENKVEPEKEQETEKDSDRENATGKETVKIKDVKTDITEKTEVFTEKQLEKEKTNKLPEAEKKEILENTDKKSTEPDEINSESDAENQSVSKEGTDLEAKIEKEENQPKLFEAEAKSITIVPDTEKTHQESNLEKTDPDKAQKKKSKKVPYLVLAAVLLLGGGSWAYYDHHQKVEAEVAAEAKRQQQMEELHEKLAAFYTDDHHQFIRADMIHQDLSKLKNDLSSLKNEKGYSELETTYQDIQSKIRDIQKVNEWFIAPAIVDDHLADDIKLKADKEIQAIETDNTDFGKLIQQAQTEAKNQYAELQTAKEKTAIVFKDGKVVDSATRDQYKTAKEAVEKVKNTDLSAQLNEQLKQVDKMLTDKEKKEEEEKKKAEEAKKAAEEQAKQAAQAAAAAQAAQAAAAAQAAQQAAVAQAAQQEAASSTPSSSNSANQPIKSARASDIADASNPAWTWAPGVQSKVIATCIQRGYIVEGGYRLEKARIENGEGYYNLYATSTKSALMKGIGESALPFYIVTINCKTGWFGGNGSN; encoded by the coding sequence ATGAAAAAATGTCCAAATTGCGGATCGAAAAAAATGGAGCAGAATACTATCTGTCCAGACTGCGGTCATCAAATAACTGCAGAAGATCAGCAAATAAAAGAATCAATTGAAGAAACAAATACAGATGCAGCTATGCAGGATAAATCAACTGAAGATGCAGTCTTTCCTGATACAGAATTAAACGATCCAATCGAATGGTCGGAATTGAAAGATTTACCTCTAGAATCTGTAATGGAATTATTCGAAAAAGCAGAACCAGAAGACGAAGAACCACCTGCTCACGATCAAGTAACTAATATAGAGAAAAATGAACAGAAGAAAGCAACTGTTCATGAGACTTCGGAAGAATCAGGAAAGAATCAAGAAGAAACGCTTGAATCAAAACAAAAAAGAAGAGTAGCTGAACTGAAAGAAATCGTCGATAATGAGGAAGAAAATTCGATACTATCCGCTTATATCAAAGCACATCGTGAAGATACAAAAGAAGAGCACGCGAAAGAGCTGCTCAAAATGATCAGTGAAAAAATTGCACAGGAAAACAAAGTAGAGCCAGAAAAGGAACAAGAAACTGAAAAAGACTCTGATAGAGAAAACGCCACAGGTAAAGAAACAGTAAAAATAAAAGACGTAAAAACGGATATCACAGAAAAAACTGAAGTATTTACTGAAAAACAATTAGAAAAGGAAAAAACGAATAAACTGCCGGAAGCAGAGAAAAAAGAAATACTCGAAAACACAGACAAAAAGTCAACAGAACCCGATGAAATAAATAGTGAATCCGATGCTGAAAATCAATCTGTAAGCAAAGAGGGTACTGATCTTGAAGCAAAAATAGAAAAAGAAGAGAACCAGCCTAAGCTGTTTGAAGCAGAAGCGAAATCAATAACAATCGTGCCAGATACTGAAAAAACACATCAAGAATCAAACTTAGAAAAAACAGATCCAGATAAAGCGCAAAAGAAAAAATCAAAAAAAGTACCTTATCTCGTTTTAGCAGCAGTACTTCTACTCGGTGGAGGAAGCTGGGCTTATTATGACCATCATCAAAAAGTAGAAGCCGAAGTAGCAGCAGAAGCAAAAAGACAGCAACAAATGGAAGAACTTCATGAGAAACTTGCTGCCTTTTATACAGATGATCACCATCAATTTATTCGTGCAGATATGATTCATCAAGATTTATCAAAACTAAAAAATGATTTATCCAGTCTTAAGAATGAAAAAGGATATTCAGAGTTAGAAACAACTTACCAAGATATCCAATCTAAGATCCGAGATATCCAAAAAGTGAATGAGTGGTTCATAGCACCTGCCATCGTCGATGATCATCTAGCAGATGACATCAAGTTGAAAGCAGATAAAGAGATCCAAGCAATCGAAACGGATAACACAGATTTTGGAAAATTGATTCAACAAGCACAAACAGAAGCTAAAAATCAATATGCTGAATTGCAAACAGCTAAAGAAAAAACAGCTATAGTCTTTAAAGACGGAAAAGTAGTGGATTCAGCAACACGCGACCAATACAAGACGGCAAAAGAAGCAGTAGAAAAAGTGAAAAATACAGATCTATCTGCTCAGTTGAATGAACAATTGAAACAAGTAGATAAGATGCTCACTGATAAAGAGAAAAAAGAAGAAGAGGAAAAGAAAAAAGCAGAAGAAGCGAAAAAAGCAGCTGAAGAACAAGCAAAACAAGCCGCTCAAGCAGCAGCTGCAGCTCAAGCCGCTCAAGCAGCAGCTGCAGCTCAAGCCGCTCAACAAGCTGCGGTCGCACAAGCAGCACAGCAAGAAGCGGCATCCTCGACCCCTTCCTCTTCAAACTCAGCGAATCAGCCAATCAAATCTGCCAGAGCAAGTGATATTGCCGATGCATCTAATCCAGCATGGACGTGGGCACCAGGTGTCCAAAGCAAAGTGATTGCTACATGTATCCAACGTGGATATATCGTTGAAGGAGGTTACAGATTAGAAAAAGCCAGAATCGAAAATGGGGAAGGCTATTATAATCTATATGCCACTTCAACAAAATCTGCATTGATGAAAGGCATTGGAGAAAGTGCTTTGCCATTTTACATCGTAACCATCAACTGTAAAACTGGATGGTTCGGAGGAAATGGGAGCAATTAA
- the rpoD gene encoding RNA polymerase sigma factor RpoD yields the protein MANGTDKKTYEAAVAAFIKENKPKRQVVYDDLSNQLATPFTLNADEMDKLIQKIEDAGISVVDENGDPSIHSLKSAEKKAEQAKTEDLSAPTGVKINDPVRMYLKEIGRVSLLTAEEEVALALKIEEGDQEAKQRLAEANLRLVVSIAKRYVGRGMQFLDLIQEGNMGLMKAVEKFDYRKGFKFSTYATWWIRQAITRAIADQARTIRIPVHMVETINKLIRIQRQLLQDLGREPTPEEIGAEMDLPTEKVREILKIAQEPVSLETPIGEEDDSHLGDFIEDQEATSPAEHAAYELLKEQLEDVLDTLTDREENVLRLRFGLDDGRTRTLEEVGKVFGVTRERIRQIEAKALRKLRHPSRSKQLKDFLE from the coding sequence ATGGCAAATGGAACAGATAAAAAAACGTATGAAGCAGCAGTAGCAGCTTTCATCAAAGAAAACAAACCCAAACGACAAGTTGTATATGATGATTTATCCAATCAGCTTGCTACACCATTCACTTTGAATGCAGATGAAATGGACAAATTGATCCAAAAGATTGAAGACGCAGGTATCAGTGTGGTGGATGAAAATGGTGATCCATCAATTCACAGCTTGAAGAGTGCTGAGAAAAAAGCTGAACAAGCAAAAACAGAAGATCTATCTGCGCCAACCGGTGTAAAAATCAATGACCCGGTTCGTATGTATCTGAAAGAAATTGGCCGTGTCTCCCTTTTAACTGCGGAAGAAGAAGTAGCGTTAGCATTGAAAATCGAAGAAGGCGACCAAGAAGCGAAACAGCGTCTGGCAGAAGCAAACCTTCGTTTAGTAGTAAGTATCGCTAAACGTTATGTAGGACGAGGCATGCAGTTCCTTGACTTGATCCAAGAAGGAAACATGGGACTGATGAAGGCAGTTGAAAAATTTGACTACCGCAAAGGATTTAAGTTTTCAACCTATGCTACATGGTGGATTCGTCAAGCCATCACTCGAGCAATCGCTGACCAAGCACGTACGATCCGTATTCCAGTTCATATGGTTGAAACAATTAATAAATTGATACGTATCCAACGTCAATTGCTGCAAGACCTTGGAAGAGAACCTACGCCAGAAGAAATCGGTGCGGAAATGGATCTTCCAACAGAAAAAGTCCGAGAAATCTTGAAAATCGCGCAAGAACCTGTTTCCCTTGAAACGCCAATCGGTGAAGAAGATGACTCTCACTTAGGTGATTTCATAGAAGACCAGGAAGCAACAAGTCCAGCAGAACACGCAGCTTATGAGTTACTAAAAGAACAATTGGAAGATGTACTAGATACATTGACTGATCGGGAAGAGAATGTCCTTCGCTTACGTTTTGGTTTAGATGATGGCCGGACGAGAACATTGGAAGAAGTAGGGAAAGTATTTGGTGTTACTCGGGAACGTATTCGTCAGATCGAGGCTAAAGCATTAAGAAAATTGCGCCATCCTTCTCGTTCAAAACAATTAAAAGATTTCTTAGAATAA
- the dnaG gene encoding DNA primase, protein MAQRIPQEVIETVRSQTNIVEVIGQYVQLKKSGKNYLGLCPFHEERTPSFSVAEDKQIFHCFGCGKGGNVFTFLQELEGLSFPEAVVKVADFEQIPLEDQWRQRTIAVQNPESATGKLIAAHEKAAEIYHHMLLHTKAGQPALEYLQSRGLSLELIEEFNIGFAPNERSFLQQVFKNESISNELLERSGLFVTHDDGRMSDRFYQRVMFPLRNSQGQTIGFSGRWLAPEKGQEKDQPKYLNSPETELFNKRQVLFNLDKARSDIRKNGEILLFEGFMDVIAAWQAGIKTGLASMGTSLTAQQIQQMEKLTKELVFCYDGDNAGFEATNRGIELLRQNSRLALSVVVVPEKLDPDEYLRKYGEASFQELVAHGRETVFTFKSRYLKQGKNLDNEKDKIEYLEELLVELSRVVSPIEQDMYLSQLSTEFQIGRETIQKQLRDLRRTNQQNRQEPQESQHTQVTRQETARKKRPLTQVEKAEQILLYRAFKEVSVRNILKEREFQFIHDAYAEVYFLFDAYVSQHYEFNLAEFLDFLQDENLRRLVVEIEYLPVAEESSPREIQDLLDVISKSGLADEITLKKQMQQEARRTGNKQLELELTIEIINLTKQLKQAK, encoded by the coding sequence ATGGCTCAACGGATTCCTCAAGAGGTTATCGAAACAGTACGCAGTCAAACGAATATCGTTGAGGTGATTGGACAATATGTCCAGTTGAAAAAGTCTGGTAAAAATTACTTGGGGCTGTGTCCTTTTCATGAAGAACGTACACCGTCTTTTTCTGTTGCAGAAGACAAGCAGATTTTTCATTGCTTTGGTTGTGGTAAAGGCGGAAACGTGTTTACTTTTCTTCAAGAACTAGAAGGTCTAAGTTTTCCAGAAGCAGTGGTAAAAGTGGCAGACTTCGAACAGATACCGTTAGAAGATCAATGGCGTCAGCGTACTATAGCTGTCCAAAATCCTGAATCTGCTACGGGGAAACTGATTGCTGCTCATGAAAAAGCAGCGGAAATCTATCATCACATGCTATTGCATACAAAAGCTGGACAGCCAGCTTTAGAATATTTGCAAAGTCGTGGGTTGTCTTTAGAATTAATTGAAGAATTCAACATAGGTTTTGCACCTAATGAGCGTTCTTTTCTTCAGCAAGTATTCAAGAATGAATCAATTTCAAATGAATTGTTAGAACGCTCTGGATTGTTTGTCACGCATGATGATGGCCGTATGTCTGATCGTTTTTATCAAAGAGTGATGTTTCCACTTCGTAATTCTCAAGGCCAGACGATCGGTTTTTCAGGACGCTGGCTTGCACCTGAAAAAGGGCAGGAAAAAGATCAGCCCAAATACTTGAATAGTCCAGAAACAGAACTGTTCAATAAAAGACAAGTTTTATTTAATCTTGATAAAGCAAGAAGCGATATCCGGAAAAACGGAGAAATTTTGTTGTTCGAAGGGTTTATGGATGTGATTGCTGCATGGCAGGCTGGTATCAAAACTGGATTAGCTTCTATGGGGACAAGTCTAACAGCTCAACAGATCCAACAAATGGAAAAGCTGACGAAAGAATTGGTCTTTTGCTATGACGGAGACAACGCAGGTTTTGAAGCAACCAATCGAGGGATTGAATTGCTTCGGCAAAACAGTCGATTAGCACTTTCTGTCGTAGTCGTTCCAGAAAAGCTTGATCCTGATGAATATCTCCGTAAGTATGGAGAAGCATCTTTCCAAGAATTAGTGGCTCATGGGCGCGAAACAGTCTTTACTTTTAAATCACGTTATTTAAAACAAGGGAAAAATTTAGATAATGAAAAAGACAAGATCGAATACCTCGAAGAATTACTAGTTGAACTTAGCCGAGTTGTTTCACCAATCGAACAAGATATGTATCTATCTCAACTGTCAACAGAGTTTCAGATCGGCAGAGAGACGATACAAAAACAACTGCGCGATCTTCGAAGGACAAATCAGCAAAATCGTCAAGAACCTCAGGAAAGTCAACACACTCAGGTTACGAGACAAGAAACTGCACGGAAAAAGAGACCTTTGACGCAAGTAGAAAAGGCAGAGCAGATTCTATTATATCGTGCATTTAAAGAAGTTTCTGTCCGTAATATTTTAAAAGAACGAGAATTTCAGTTTATTCATGATGCATATGCAGAAGTTTATTTTTTATTCGATGCATATGTCTCACAACATTATGAATTCAACCTTGCAGAGTTTTTAGACTTTTTGCAAGATGAAAATTTAAGGCGGTTGGTGGTGGAAATCGAATATTTACCGGTGGCAGAAGAAAGTTCGCCACGAGAAATCCAAGACTTGCTAGATGTGATCAGCAAATCTGGCTTAGCTGATGAAATAACATTAAAAAAACAAATGCAGCAAGAAGCCAGACGAACTGGAAACAAACAGCTTGAGCTTGAATTGACGATTGAAATCATCAATTTAACGAAACAGTTAAAACAAGCCAAATAG
- a CDS encoding cation-translocating P-type ATPase, giving the protein MNGLTQQEVVQKMASGQQNDYQEDASKSTKQIFSDNILTLFNFLNFGIGICLLFVGAYSNMAYLAIIVVNIVIGIYQEIHARNLVRKLSIVSQSEVLVIRDGKEQSISTKELVLGDLVKIGAGEQIPADLQVISGRAEANEALLTGESDLIVKETGAELLSGSFLTSGSVMAEVIRVGADNYAVRLTSEAKTHKAIRSELVDSIRKVSKFTSFVIIPLGIILFLEALFIRDASIKISVIASAAALLGMLPKGLVLLISIALTTGVTKLAKKRILVQDMYSIETLAHVDTLCLDKTGTITEGKMSIQRVEALHPLYEKAIPEIMGTYLAESSDNNITMRAMRDYFELSNRYDVTNKVAFSSDRKWGAMEFPELGVVYVGAPERLVEEDRLPDSLKTAQANGYRVLMLGIAPNQQLNEEKPAFVEPVALFEIDDPIRKNAQETLAYLHEEGVDLKVISGDNPFTVSNIARRAGLPNYDAYVDLSQITEEMEVREAAHRYTVFGRVSPQQKKLLVNELKESGRTVAMTGDGVNDVLALREADCSIAMAEGDGATRQIANLVLLDSDFTTLPEVLFEGRRVVNNVTKVSGIFFIKTIYSFILSIICAVTAIGFPFIPIQITLIDLAIEGYPSFFLSFEQDKRKITYRYLPTALINALPNALLVVVNIIAVYLLGKTFAWGNAETTTLMYYLLIGISCMAVVKACYPFNPLRIFLAVTTIVGIYVAAMLFHGILEVNLGLGESVGYFFVFMLVNIVLRVLYWKADIQNQLLKRVAN; this is encoded by the coding sequence ATGAATGGACTTACACAGCAAGAGGTAGTTCAGAAAATGGCTTCTGGCCAGCAAAATGACTACCAGGAAGATGCATCAAAAAGTACAAAACAAATATTCAGCGATAATATATTGACGTTATTCAATTTTCTGAACTTTGGTATTGGGATTTGTCTGTTATTTGTAGGTGCGTATTCCAACATGGCGTATTTAGCAATTATTGTCGTCAATATCGTTATTGGAATTTATCAAGAAATACATGCAAGAAATCTTGTACGGAAATTATCGATTGTTTCCCAATCAGAAGTACTAGTGATCCGGGACGGTAAAGAACAATCGATTTCTACTAAAGAGCTGGTATTAGGAGATTTGGTAAAAATCGGAGCAGGAGAACAGATACCAGCCGATTTACAGGTTATATCTGGACGGGCAGAAGCAAATGAAGCTCTTTTGACAGGCGAATCTGATTTGATTGTCAAAGAAACTGGAGCTGAATTGCTTTCTGGAAGCTTTTTGACAAGCGGTTCTGTCATGGCTGAAGTTATCCGAGTAGGTGCAGATAATTATGCTGTCCGCTTGACTAGCGAGGCAAAGACTCACAAAGCTATTCGTTCTGAACTTGTAGATTCGATTCGCAAAGTATCCAAATTCACTAGTTTCGTGATTATTCCTTTGGGGATCATACTATTTTTGGAAGCACTGTTCATCCGCGATGCTTCTATCAAAATTTCTGTTATTGCATCTGCAGCAGCTTTGTTAGGCATGCTTCCAAAGGGTTTGGTATTGCTAATAAGTATTGCATTAACGACAGGGGTAACCAAACTGGCAAAAAAACGAATCCTTGTTCAAGACATGTATTCAATTGAAACGCTGGCCCATGTCGATACATTATGCTTGGATAAAACAGGGACCATTACTGAAGGGAAAATGAGTATCCAGCGGGTAGAAGCACTACATCCGCTGTACGAGAAAGCCATCCCAGAAATTATGGGGACGTATCTGGCAGAAAGCAGTGATAACAACATCACTATGCGGGCTATGAGAGATTATTTTGAGCTTTCTAATCGGTATGATGTGACAAACAAAGTCGCATTTTCTTCTGATCGCAAATGGGGCGCGATGGAATTTCCAGAACTGGGAGTCGTGTACGTAGGAGCGCCTGAACGTTTGGTGGAAGAAGATCGGCTTCCGGACAGTCTAAAAACAGCCCAAGCGAATGGCTATCGCGTACTTATGTTGGGGATCGCTCCAAATCAGCAATTGAACGAAGAAAAACCAGCATTTGTTGAGCCGGTTGCTCTGTTTGAAATCGATGATCCAATCCGAAAAAACGCTCAAGAAACACTAGCTTATCTTCATGAGGAAGGTGTGGATCTGAAAGTGATTTCTGGAGACAATCCTTTTACTGTCTCCAATATCGCTAGACGTGCAGGATTACCGAATTATGATGCGTATGTCGATCTTTCTCAAATTACTGAAGAAATGGAAGTGCGAGAAGCTGCTCATCGCTATACGGTTTTTGGACGAGTGAGTCCGCAGCAAAAGAAATTGCTGGTAAATGAATTGAAAGAAAGCGGCAGAACGGTTGCAATGACAGGCGACGGTGTGAATGATGTTTTGGCGTTAAGAGAAGCAGATTGCAGCATTGCTATGGCAGAAGGTGATGGAGCAACACGTCAGATTGCGAATCTGGTATTGTTGGACTCTGATTTTACTACATTGCCAGAAGTCCTGTTTGAAGGACGCCGAGTGGTCAACAATGTGACGAAAGTCTCAGGCATCTTTTTTATCAAAACGATTTATTCATTTATTTTATCGATTATATGTGCCGTTACAGCAATTGGATTTCCGTTTATCCCTATCCAAATCACGCTGATTGATTTAGCGATTGAAGGGTATCCTTCCTTCTTTTTATCTTTTGAACAAGATAAAAGAAAAATCACTTACCGTTATTTGCCTACAGCACTTATTAATGCTTTACCAAATGCCTTGCTTGTAGTAGTGAATATCATTGCGGTGTATCTACTTGGAAAAACATTCGCATGGGGAAATGCTGAAACTACTACTTTGATGTATTACTTGCTGATTGGGATCAGTTGCATGGCAGTTGTAAAAGCTTGTTATCCCTTCAACCCATTGCGCATCTTCCTAGCAGTAACGACGATCGTAGGGATATATGTAGCTGCAATGCTGTTCCATGGAATTTTGGAAGTAAACTTAGGGTTGGGAGAGAGCGTAGGATACTTCTTTGTATTCATGCTCGTAAATATTGTTCTTCGAGTATTGTACTGGAAGGCTGATATTCAAAATCAGTTACTGAAAAGAGTAGCAAATTGA